Proteins encoded in a region of the Corynebacterium genitalium ATCC 33030 genome:
- the ilvD gene encoding dihydroxy-acid dehydratase produces MSHAIPLRSRVTTAGRQAAGARALWKATGTKDNEFGRPIVAIVNSYTQFVPGHVHLKNVGDIVAEAVREAGGVPKEFNTIAVDDGIAMGHGGMLYSLPSREIISDSVEYMVNAHTVDAMVCISNCDKITPGMLNAAMRLNIPAVFVSGGPMEAGKAVVIDGVAQSGKKTNLVDAISYSANDDISDEDLDRIVESACPTCGSCSGMFTANSMNCLTEALGLSLPGNGSTLATHTARRQLFERAGRTIMDITRQYYGEGDESVLPRSIANRDAFRNAMALDMAMGGSSNTILHTLAAAQEGEVNFDLKDIDELSHEIPCISKVAPNGTAHMEDVHRAGGIPAILGELNRAGKLHTDVRSVVYENLQDWLDDWDIRGGKATDEAKELFLAAPGGVRSTEAFSQSNRWDELDTDSVNGVIHDFDHPFSADGGLVVLRGNLAEDGAVLKTAGVEEELWEFSGPARVVDSQEQAVSMILSREVQPGEVVVIRYEGPAGGPGMQEMLHPTSFLKGAGLGKKCALITDGRFSGGTSGLSIGHISPEAAHGGLIGLIENGDQISISVRDRKLTLDVDEDELDRRRQAMEASENPWTPTRTRHVTKALRAYSKMATSADKGAVRRVD; encoded by the coding sequence GTGTCTCACGCGATCCCCCTTCGTTCTCGGGTCACCACCGCTGGCCGTCAGGCCGCCGGTGCCCGTGCTCTGTGGAAAGCCACAGGCACGAAGGACAACGAGTTCGGCCGCCCCATCGTGGCCATTGTGAACTCTTATACCCAGTTTGTGCCCGGGCATGTGCACCTGAAGAACGTCGGTGACATCGTCGCTGAGGCGGTGCGTGAAGCTGGCGGTGTGCCCAAGGAATTCAACACCATCGCGGTGGACGACGGGATTGCCATGGGCCACGGCGGCATGCTCTATTCTCTGCCCAGTCGCGAGATCATCTCCGACTCCGTGGAGTATATGGTCAATGCCCACACTGTCGATGCGATGGTGTGCATTTCCAACTGCGACAAGATCACCCCAGGCATGCTCAACGCCGCCATGCGTTTGAACATACCCGCCGTGTTCGTCTCCGGCGGCCCGATGGAGGCCGGTAAGGCTGTCGTCATTGACGGCGTGGCGCAGTCCGGCAAGAAGACCAACCTTGTTGACGCGATCTCCTATTCGGCGAACGACGACATCTCCGATGAGGACTTGGACCGCATCGTGGAGTCCGCTTGTCCCACCTGCGGTTCTTGTTCGGGCATGTTCACCGCGAACTCGATGAACTGCCTGACCGAGGCTCTCGGCCTGTCCCTGCCGGGCAACGGCAGCACCTTGGCCACGCACACTGCCCGCCGCCAGCTCTTCGAACGCGCCGGCCGCACGATCATGGACATCACCCGTCAGTACTACGGCGAGGGCGATGAGTCGGTGCTGCCGCGCAGCATTGCTAACCGCGATGCTTTCCGCAACGCCATGGCACTGGACATGGCTATGGGTGGCTCCTCCAACACCATCCTGCACACCTTGGCCGCTGCTCAGGAGGGCGAGGTCAACTTCGACCTCAAGGACATCGACGAGTTGTCGCACGAGATTCCCTGCATCTCGAAGGTCGCCCCGAACGGCACCGCACACATGGAAGATGTCCACCGTGCAGGCGGCATCCCCGCCATCTTGGGTGAGCTCAACCGCGCCGGCAAATTGCACACCGACGTTCGCTCTGTCGTTTATGAGAACCTGCAGGACTGGCTCGACGACTGGGATATCCGCGGCGGCAAAGCGACCGACGAAGCTAAGGAACTCTTCCTCGCTGCCCCCGGCGGTGTGCGCTCCACCGAAGCGTTCTCCCAGTCCAACCGCTGGGACGAACTGGACACCGACTCGGTCAATGGCGTCATCCACGACTTCGACCACCCCTTCAGCGCTGATGGCGGACTGGTGGTCCTGCGCGGCAATCTCGCGGAGGACGGGGCGGTTTTGAAGACCGCTGGCGTGGAGGAGGAACTCTGGGAGTTCTCCGGCCCCGCCCGTGTCGTTGACTCGCAGGAACAGGCCGTCTCAATGATCCTGTCCCGCGAGGTTCAGCCGGGTGAAGTCGTGGTGATCCGCTACGAGGGTCCGGCGGGTGGCCCCGGCATGCAGGAAATGCTCCACCCGACGTCCTTCCTCAAGGGCGCTGGCTTGGGCAAGAAGTGCGCGCTGATCACCGACGGCCGCTTCTCCGGCGGCACGTCGGGGTTGTCCATCGGCCACATCTCCCCCGAGGCCGCGCACGGCGGATTGATCGGCTTGATTGAAAACGGTGACCAGATTTCCATCTCTGTGCGTGACCGCAAGCTGACTCTCGATGTTGACGAGGATGAGCTGGATCGCCGCCGCCAGGCCATGGAGGCTTCGGAGAACCCGTGGACACCTACTCGCACCCGGCACGTGACGAAGGCGCTGCGGGCGTACAGCAAGATGGCCACGTCTGCAGACAAGGGCGCTGTTCGGCGCGTCGATTAG
- a CDS encoding mechanosensitive ion channel family protein, with protein sequence MPFQLIFNQVWSWIADTGINLALLIILAMLVPRAGRLANRIVEKRIQASQDEDEGKSSLAIAGVGIYIIQIIAYFLILVFLLQQIGFSLAGAAIPATVISAAVGFGSQQIIADFVAGFFILSEKQYGVGDLVTFQGNGVDLTGTVIQITMRSTQVRTLEEYTVTIPNSAAQVCINNSNHWSRALVVVPVPLLGSRDTEEVIARADSAARRAIADPEIEPLIRGELLSQPGLNLNAPTTVGMPWTLDIRYMIRCSPGDQFPIERAINVYVLEEFFDEYGSATPVSGETTDDPDNPKTSAFAPAFASKRYASDWGLEGAEEAHTTVIPANRTGITAGDTEIPEADNDPAAQDQTQRRHALGTLGGRVRASTGALITAFIVLLIFRGLTMSAAEDSEARSGVLAPPRVNPTSTVPEESTTPTETKQPPTTEQTPATEQTQAPTSEQQQQRQNQQQPEQQPATTPAQQPTQQQPSEAPSQPTGAPQEAEQTEQTQN encoded by the coding sequence ATGCCGTTTCAACTAATTTTCAACCAGGTGTGGAGCTGGATCGCCGACACAGGCATCAACCTTGCGCTCCTGATCATCCTCGCGATGCTCGTGCCGCGTGCAGGGCGTTTGGCAAACCGGATCGTCGAGAAGCGGATCCAAGCTTCCCAGGACGAAGACGAGGGCAAGTCCTCGCTGGCAATTGCCGGAGTAGGCATTTACATCATCCAGATCATCGCCTACTTCCTCATCCTGGTTTTCCTCTTGCAGCAGATCGGGTTCTCGCTCGCCGGCGCTGCCATCCCCGCCACCGTGATCTCCGCCGCTGTCGGTTTCGGCTCGCAGCAGATCATCGCCGACTTCGTCGCAGGGTTCTTCATCCTGTCCGAGAAACAGTACGGCGTGGGCGACCTCGTCACCTTCCAGGGCAACGGCGTGGATCTCACGGGCACCGTCATCCAGATCACCATGCGCTCCACGCAGGTGCGCACGCTGGAGGAGTACACGGTGACCATCCCGAACTCCGCCGCCCAGGTGTGCATTAACAATTCCAACCACTGGTCGCGGGCGCTAGTCGTCGTCCCGGTCCCGCTGCTGGGTTCGCGCGACACCGAGGAAGTCATCGCACGCGCCGACAGCGCCGCCCGCCGCGCCATCGCCGACCCGGAGATCGAACCGCTCATCCGGGGCGAACTGCTCTCCCAACCGGGTTTGAACTTGAACGCTCCCACGACTGTGGGAATGCCGTGGACACTGGACATCCGGTATATGATCCGCTGCTCCCCTGGCGACCAGTTCCCCATCGAGCGAGCCATCAACGTCTATGTTCTCGAAGAGTTCTTCGATGAGTACGGTTCAGCTACCCCCGTCAGCGGCGAGACCACGGATGACCCTGACAACCCAAAGACGTCCGCCTTCGCACCCGCATTCGCGTCGAAACGCTACGCCTCGGACTGGGGCCTCGAAGGCGCTGAAGAGGCTCACACGACAGTGATCCCCGCGAACCGAACCGGCATCACCGCCGGTGACACGGAGATTCCGGAGGCAGACAACGACCCAGCTGCCCAAGATCAGACTCAACGCAGGCACGCGCTTGGCACACTCGGCGGACGCGTCCGCGCGTCCACCGGAGCGCTCATCACAGCCTTCATCGTGCTGCTCATCTTCCGCGGGTTGACCATGTCCGCTGCCGAAGATAGCGAAGCGCGATCCGGTGTTCTCGCCCCGCCACGGGTGAACCCGACATCAACTGTGCCGGAAGAATCAACAACGCCGACTGAAACGAAGCAGCCGCCGACTACGGAGCAGACACCGGCAACCGAGCAGACCCAGGCGCCGACGTCGGAGCAGCAGCAACAACGGCAGAACCAGCAACAGCCGGAGCAACAGCCGGCCACGACACCCGCGCAGCAGCCCACTCAGCAGCAGCCCAGCGAAGCCCCGTCCCAGCCGACGGGCGCTCCGCAAGAGGCAGAGCAGACCGAGCAGACGCAAAACTAG
- a CDS encoding DUF6226 family protein: protein MERYQRPYIGPVEIRDESGRVIPYGRRWEGSPPDESYELLTHPERFAPLHPVADALVDYLIAQYNVAVDHYPLLDSLHQQPAPTVVRAVRLTPLAPQTAPLTFVYSGLPGIHLHAGAVSCWPFPSCGCDACDEVWDEAADQLEEIVRDVVSGRFAERLRHQGSSWWMESTNVFSDGDSWASTQVNRETLADVQRRMAGVPEKWRPWPRL, encoded by the coding sequence GTGGAACGCTACCAGCGTCCGTACATCGGGCCTGTCGAGATTCGCGATGAGTCAGGGCGCGTAATTCCCTACGGACGTAGGTGGGAGGGTTCGCCGCCGGATGAATCCTACGAGCTGCTGACGCATCCGGAACGGTTCGCTCCGCTGCACCCTGTCGCTGACGCTCTGGTGGATTACCTCATCGCTCAATACAACGTGGCGGTAGATCACTACCCCCTGCTGGATTCTCTTCATCAACAGCCAGCTCCCACCGTGGTGCGTGCCGTGCGTTTGACACCGTTGGCACCGCAGACCGCGCCGTTGACTTTCGTCTATTCCGGTCTACCGGGCATTCATCTTCACGCCGGCGCGGTTTCCTGCTGGCCTTTCCCGTCCTGCGGTTGCGACGCCTGCGACGAGGTGTGGGACGAGGCAGCTGATCAGCTCGAGGAGATCGTACGAGACGTGGTCAGCGGGCGCTTTGCCGAGCGTTTACGACACCAGGGATCGTCATGGTGGATGGAAAGCACTAACGTCTTTTCTGACGGCGACAGCTGGGCAAGCACCCAGGTCAACCGCGAGACGCTCGCAGATGTGCAGCGCCGTATGGCAGGTGTGCCCGAGAAGTGGCGCCCCTGGCCGCGGCTGTAA
- the ilvC gene encoding ketol-acid reductoisomerase, with protein MAIEVFYDDDADLSIIQGRKVAIIGYGSQGHAHAQNLRESGVEVVIGLRDGSKSADKAKEAGFEVKSNADAAAWADVIMLLAPDTSQAEIFKNDIEPNLNEGDALFFGHGLNIHFKLIEPAENITIGMVAPKGPGHLVRRTFVDGKGVPCLIAVEQDPNGNGRELALSYAAAIGGARAGVIPTTFEAETVTDLFGEQAVLCGGLEELIMNGFDVLTEAGYEPEMAYFECLHELKLIVDLIYEGGIGNMNYSVSDTAEFGGYLSGPRVVDEGAKDRMREVLKDIQSGEFTRRLVANVDGGNKELEGLRDQIAQHPIETTGAKLRDMMSWVKNPLTDTAQ; from the coding sequence ATGGCTATTGAGGTCTTCTACGACGACGATGCCGATCTGTCCATCATCCAGGGTCGCAAGGTCGCCATCATCGGCTACGGCTCCCAGGGTCACGCGCACGCTCAGAACCTGCGCGAGTCTGGTGTCGAGGTCGTCATCGGTCTGCGCGACGGCTCCAAGTCCGCTGATAAGGCAAAGGAAGCTGGTTTCGAGGTCAAGTCCAACGCGGACGCAGCTGCTTGGGCTGACGTCATCATGCTGCTGGCCCCTGACACCTCCCAGGCTGAGATCTTCAAAAACGACATTGAGCCGAACCTCAATGAGGGTGACGCTTTGTTCTTCGGCCATGGCTTGAACATTCACTTCAAACTCATCGAGCCGGCAGAGAACATCACCATCGGCATGGTCGCGCCGAAGGGCCCGGGTCACCTGGTCCGCCGCACCTTCGTCGACGGCAAGGGCGTGCCCTGCCTGATCGCCGTCGAGCAGGACCCGAACGGCAACGGCCGTGAGCTTGCCCTGTCGTACGCAGCCGCGATTGGTGGCGCACGTGCGGGCGTCATCCCGACCACCTTCGAGGCTGAGACCGTCACCGACCTCTTCGGCGAGCAGGCTGTGCTGTGTGGTGGCCTGGAGGAGCTGATCATGAACGGCTTCGACGTCCTGACCGAGGCTGGCTACGAGCCGGAGATGGCGTACTTCGAGTGCCTGCACGAACTGAAGCTGATCGTTGATCTGATCTACGAAGGCGGCATCGGAAACATGAACTACTCCGTTTCGGACACTGCCGAGTTCGGCGGCTACCTCTCCGGCCCGCGCGTCGTGGACGAGGGGGCTAAGGACCGTATGCGTGAGGTGCTCAAGGACATCCAGTCCGGCGAATTCACCCGCCGCCTTGTCGCCAACGTCGACGGCGGCAATAAGGAGCTCGAGGGCCTGCGCGACCAGATCGCACAGCACCCGATCGAGACGACCGGCGCTAAGCTGCGCGACATGATGAGCTGGGTCAAGAACCCCCTGACAGACACGGCGCAGTAA
- a CDS encoding acetolactate synthase large subunit, with the protein MTGAEAIVRSLEELGTEVIFGIPGGAVLPLYEALFSAEKLRHVLVRHEQGAGHAAEGYAWASGKVGVCLATSGPGATNLVTALADAYLDSVPLVAITGQVGSSLLGTDAFQEADIRGITMPITKHNIMVSHPDEIPGALAEAFHLASTGRPGPVLVDFPKDVQNAELDFAWPPAVDLPGYKPTTKPHSRQITQAAKLIAEAKKPVIYAGGGIIKAGAHKELREFAELTGVPVVTTLMALGAFPSHHELFMGMPGMHGTVPAVAALQKADLLITIGARFDDRVTGDPDRFAPDAQVIHADVDPAEIGKIRVVDVPIVGDARQVLSEFTDVFKKSKKISAPKIDEWKGYLGDMKQRFPRGYDPQSDGSLSPQYVIETLSKEVGPEAIYVAGVGQHQMWAAQFIDFEHPRTWLNSGGLGTMGFSVPAALGAKAACPDKEVWAIDGDGCFQMTNQEITTAAVEGFPFKVALINNGNLGMVRQWQTLFYEGHYSHTKLHQDTTYVPDFLGLASALGAEAIRVTTEDEVLPAIQRAREINDRPVVIDFVVGEDAQVWPMISAGSSNSEIQYARDLRPLFDEEISAGESPADIHETVQEVNEEN; encoded by the coding sequence ATGACGGGAGCGGAAGCGATCGTCCGCAGTCTCGAAGAGCTCGGCACTGAAGTCATCTTCGGTATCCCGGGCGGAGCAGTGCTGCCGCTGTACGAGGCTTTGTTCTCCGCTGAGAAACTGCGCCACGTTTTGGTGCGGCACGAACAGGGCGCGGGTCACGCCGCAGAAGGTTACGCCTGGGCATCCGGCAAGGTCGGTGTGTGCCTGGCCACGTCAGGACCGGGTGCCACCAACCTCGTCACCGCGCTGGCGGACGCGTACCTGGACTCCGTGCCGCTTGTCGCCATCACCGGTCAGGTCGGTTCCTCGCTGTTGGGCACCGACGCCTTCCAGGAGGCGGACATCCGCGGGATCACCATGCCGATCACCAAGCACAACATCATGGTGAGCCACCCGGACGAGATCCCGGGTGCGCTCGCCGAAGCGTTCCACCTCGCCAGCACCGGCCGCCCGGGCCCGGTCCTGGTCGACTTTCCGAAGGACGTGCAGAACGCGGAGCTCGACTTTGCCTGGCCCCCGGCTGTGGACCTGCCGGGCTACAAGCCCACGACAAAGCCGCACTCGCGCCAGATCACCCAGGCGGCGAAGCTGATCGCCGAGGCGAAGAAGCCGGTGATCTATGCCGGCGGCGGCATCATCAAGGCGGGCGCACACAAGGAGCTGCGCGAATTCGCCGAACTGACCGGCGTCCCGGTTGTCACCACGCTCATGGCTCTCGGGGCTTTCCCGTCCCACCATGAGCTGTTCATGGGAATGCCGGGCATGCACGGCACCGTTCCGGCGGTAGCCGCGCTGCAGAAGGCTGACCTGCTCATCACTATCGGCGCGCGTTTCGACGACCGTGTGACCGGCGACCCGGACCGCTTCGCTCCCGACGCGCAGGTCATCCACGCCGATGTGGACCCGGCCGAAATCGGCAAAATCCGGGTTGTGGACGTGCCTATCGTGGGCGATGCCCGCCAGGTGCTCTCCGAGTTCACGGATGTCTTCAAGAAATCGAAGAAGATTTCCGCTCCGAAGATCGACGAGTGGAAGGGTTACCTGGGCGACATGAAGCAGCGCTTCCCGCGCGGATACGACCCGCAGTCGGACGGGTCTCTGTCCCCGCAGTACGTCATTGAGACTTTGTCCAAGGAAGTCGGGCCCGAAGCCATCTACGTTGCTGGTGTGGGCCAGCACCAGATGTGGGCTGCCCAGTTCATCGACTTCGAGCACCCGCGGACCTGGCTCAACTCCGGTGGCCTGGGCACCATGGGCTTTTCTGTTCCGGCAGCGCTCGGTGCGAAAGCCGCGTGCCCGGACAAGGAAGTCTGGGCGATCGACGGTGACGGTTGTTTCCAGATGACCAACCAGGAGATCACCACTGCGGCGGTGGAGGGCTTCCCGTTCAAGGTCGCCCTGATCAACAACGGCAACCTGGGCATGGTCCGTCAGTGGCAAACGCTGTTCTACGAGGGCCACTACTCCCACACGAAGCTGCACCAGGACACCACGTACGTGCCGGATTTCCTGGGTCTCGCGTCTGCGCTCGGTGCTGAAGCGATCCGTGTGACCACGGAGGATGAGGTGCTGCCCGCGATCCAGCGCGCCCGCGAGATCAATGACCGTCCGGTGGTCATCGACTTTGTGGTGGGCGAGGACGCTCAGGTGTGGCCGATGATTTCCGCCGGTAGCTCGAACTCTGAGATCCAGTACGCGCGTGATCTGCGCCCGCTTTTCGACGAAGAAATCTCCGCCGGTGAATCACCCGCCGACATCCACGAAACCGTGCAAGAAGTGAACGAGGAGAACTAG
- a CDS encoding PH domain-containing protein, which translates to MTSEGRTFTPERTHVLAVGLIMGIALIGISWAPQYLGWLLIFPILFLAWVFTAKTHVSDHGLELTYLFRKNVSIDWDDLEGVSFEGAGAKATVADGSQYAMPGVTFNSLPALSEASGGRITDVITEAAEAADGMVEVTDQEGNSVLITKEEYERRDNAHDS; encoded by the coding sequence ATGACTTCCGAAGGCCGCACCTTCACACCCGAACGCACCCACGTGCTCGCGGTCGGGCTCATCATGGGTATCGCTCTCATCGGCATTTCTTGGGCACCGCAGTACCTGGGCTGGCTGCTCATCTTCCCCATTCTGTTCTTGGCGTGGGTCTTCACTGCCAAGACTCATGTCAGTGACCACGGGCTGGAGTTGACGTACCTATTCAGGAAGAACGTCTCCATCGACTGGGACGACCTGGAGGGTGTCAGTTTCGAAGGTGCCGGTGCGAAAGCAACTGTGGCCGACGGCAGCCAGTACGCCATGCCAGGAGTAACGTTCAACTCACTGCCCGCGCTGTCAGAGGCCTCCGGCGGACGGATCACCGACGTGATCACCGAAGCCGCTGAAGCCGCAGACGGGATGGTCGAAGTTACAGACCAGGAAGGCAACTCGGTGCTCATCACGAAAGAGGAATACGAGCGCCGAGACAACGCACACGACAGCTAA
- the mgrA gene encoding L-glyceraldehyde 3-phosphate reductase yields MSSYTADPDRYARGGENWFRRCGNSGLKLPPVSLGFWHNFGDDKPLETQRAIMRRAFDRGVTHFDLANNYGPPNGSAEINAGRILREDFSSHRDELIISSKAGWNMWDGPYGFGGSRKYLMSSLDQSLERLGLDYVDIFYHHRPDPDTPLEETMYALRDIVASGKALYVGISSYGPELTEEAAELMAGEGCPLLIHQPSYSIFNRWVEDGLLDTAAENGLGVIAFSPLAQGLLTDRYLDGIPKDSRAAAGKSIRDGMLSESNLEAVRKLNAIAEKRGQTLAQMAIAWVLRDEGERSVTSTLIGASSVAQLDDNLDAVNNLAFSDEELSLIDGISATVDGTSINIWGGATASRTRG; encoded by the coding sequence ATGAGTTCTTACACAGCAGACCCTGACCGCTATGCCCGCGGAGGCGAGAACTGGTTCAGGCGGTGCGGCAACTCTGGGTTGAAACTGCCGCCTGTGTCGCTGGGGTTCTGGCACAACTTCGGCGATGACAAACCGCTAGAGACGCAGCGTGCCATTATGCGCCGCGCGTTCGACCGCGGTGTGACCCACTTCGATCTGGCCAACAACTACGGTCCGCCGAACGGCTCCGCAGAGATCAACGCCGGCAGGATCCTCCGTGAGGATTTCAGCAGTCACCGCGATGAGTTGATCATCTCGTCGAAAGCTGGCTGGAACATGTGGGACGGTCCCTATGGATTCGGCGGGTCCCGCAAGTACCTCATGTCGTCGCTGGATCAGTCGCTTGAGCGTCTCGGGCTGGATTACGTGGACATCTTCTACCACCACCGCCCGGACCCGGACACGCCGCTGGAGGAGACAATGTACGCGCTGCGCGATATCGTCGCGTCTGGAAAAGCGTTGTACGTCGGCATTTCGTCCTACGGCCCTGAGCTGACAGAGGAAGCCGCTGAGTTGATGGCGGGGGAGGGGTGCCCGCTGCTTATCCATCAGCCGAGCTACAGCATCTTCAACCGCTGGGTGGAGGATGGTTTGCTCGACACGGCCGCCGAGAATGGTTTGGGCGTGATCGCGTTCTCGCCGCTGGCGCAGGGTCTACTCACCGACCGCTACCTCGACGGGATCCCGAAAGATTCCCGAGCGGCTGCGGGCAAATCCATTCGCGATGGAATGCTTTCCGAGTCCAACCTCGAGGCGGTGCGCAAGCTCAACGCTATCGCTGAGAAGCGCGGCCAGACGCTGGCACAAATGGCTATTGCTTGGGTTCTGCGCGACGAAGGCGAACGCAGCGTGACCAGTACGCTCATCGGCGCATCCAGTGTTGCGCAGCTCGACGACAACCTCGACGCGGTGAATAATCTCGCGTTCAGCGATGAGGAGCTTTCGCTTATCGACGGCATCTCCGCGACCGTCGACGGTACTTCCATCAACATCTGGGGTGGCGCTACAGCTTCGCGCACACGCGGTTAG
- a CDS encoding DoxX family protein produces the protein MTDSGSTSYRKNLEPVNELDDFGDVPEAPSVYDRTGKAAPTEVFPSAPTPQPETEVGEPVAASPAVGESVSIGAREPLARPVDVEVNGPAAPVGTVPAAPAVVEPAAEAPVGRGTIDVGALILRLVLGALLILSGVETFFQLGGNPGLPGLEEQFAGYSYPSILAIALPTLQLAAGVFLVLGLLTPVAAMLAIAATGFESLHLITVSENGANAFTWNPAVWLAIALLGMAASVQFTGPGLFSVDFGRSWARRPMTSSWICAAFGVAAAFLMWWFL, from the coding sequence ATGACTGATTCAGGCAGCACCTCCTACCGCAAGAACCTCGAGCCCGTGAACGAGCTGGATGACTTCGGTGACGTTCCCGAGGCTCCATCTGTGTATGACCGGACGGGCAAGGCCGCGCCCACTGAGGTGTTTCCTTCGGCACCCACGCCGCAGCCGGAAACTGAAGTGGGCGAGCCAGTGGCAGCGTCTCCCGCCGTAGGCGAGTCTGTCAGTATCGGTGCCCGCGAGCCTTTGGCTCGGCCGGTCGACGTTGAAGTCAACGGCCCCGCGGCTCCGGTCGGCACGGTGCCTGCAGCTCCAGCGGTTGTAGAACCCGCGGCCGAAGCACCTGTCGGCCGCGGCACGATCGATGTCGGTGCGTTGATTCTCCGTCTCGTCCTCGGTGCCCTGTTGATCCTCTCGGGCGTGGAGACCTTCTTCCAGCTGGGCGGCAACCCAGGTCTGCCGGGGCTAGAGGAGCAGTTCGCCGGGTACAGCTATCCGAGCATCCTCGCCATCGCCTTGCCAACGCTGCAGTTGGCGGCGGGCGTGTTCCTGGTACTCGGTCTGCTCACTCCAGTCGCCGCGATGCTTGCCATTGCTGCCACTGGTTTTGAATCCCTCCACCTGATCACGGTGTCGGAGAACGGTGCGAACGCGTTCACCTGGAACCCTGCTGTGTGGCTAGCGATCGCCCTTCTGGGCATGGCTGCGTCCGTCCAGTTCACCGGACCGGGCCTGTTCAGCGTCGACTTCGGCCGCAGCTGGGCCCGCCGCCCCATGACCAGTTCCTGGATCTGCGCCGCCTTCGGCGTCGCTGCGGCGTTCCTCATGTGGTGGTTCCTGTAG
- the ilvN gene encoding acetolactate synthase small subunit produces the protein MTTNDLYDDVTRSVLSVLVQDVDGIITRVTAMFTRRGFNLVSLATAKTETEGINRITVVVDASEHAVEQITKQLHKLIHVIKVIRLEEDKFIARSLMLVKVNANNSNRPQVVDAANIFRARVVDVSPDSVVIEATGTSSKLKALLEVLEPFGIRELVQSGRVALNRGAKTLAPSK, from the coding sequence ATGACTACCAACGATCTTTATGACGATGTGACCCGCAGCGTCCTGTCTGTGCTGGTTCAGGATGTCGACGGAATCATCACCCGCGTCACCGCCATGTTCACCCGCCGCGGCTTCAACCTGGTCTCCTTGGCCACAGCCAAGACGGAGACTGAGGGGATCAACCGCATCACGGTGGTTGTGGACGCCTCCGAACATGCCGTGGAGCAGATCACGAAGCAGCTGCACAAGCTGATCCACGTGATCAAGGTGATCCGCCTGGAAGAGGACAAGTTCATCGCGCGCTCCCTGATGCTGGTGAAGGTCAACGCGAACAACAGCAACCGACCGCAGGTTGTCGATGCCGCGAATATTTTCCGCGCCCGCGTGGTGGATGTGTCGCCGGATTCGGTGGTCATCGAGGCGACCGGTACGTCGAGCAAGCTGAAGGCTCTGCTTGAGGTGCTCGAGCCCTTCGGTATCCGCGAACTGGTTCAGTCTGGACGTGTTGCGCTCAACCGCGGCGCGAAGACGCTGGCACCCTCTAAGTAA